A stretch of the Nosocomiicoccus ampullae genome encodes the following:
- a CDS encoding peptidylprolyl isomerase, whose product MKKFITTASLSAALVLSACANDDENKDEAKEEKDDIKYEDTLATSDAGDVTVDDILNSIGSEEVASQTFEITLNKIIEDKYKDEVDIDQLKEDIDKEIEEYGGEEQFSQVLAQSQPGLTVEGYKQSKIANVLHNKFFADKLEISDDDALKDSYNAQHILVKVDEEGEDKEDDKDQKSDKEAKKEAEDILKEVKDGGDFDEIAKEKSDDTGSAMNGGKLGLVTKGQMVPEFEEALFELEPGEVSDVVKSDFGYHIIKRLDTNKEDMSENEIADAKSQIINQKIQEDPNKIMDFYKELLDEYNVKFKNKDIKEQIDKMMQPLEIQKDAE is encoded by the coding sequence ATGAAGAAATTTATAACGACTGCTTCATTATCAGCAGCACTTGTTTTATCAGCATGTGCAAATGATGACGAAAATAAAGATGAAGCAAAAGAAGAAAAAGATGATATTAAATATGAAGACACACTCGCAACGAGTGATGCAGGTGACGTAACTGTTGATGATATTTTAAACTCAATTGGTAGCGAAGAAGTTGCTTCACAAACGTTTGAAATTACTTTAAATAAAATCATTGAAGATAAATATAAAGACGAAGTCGATATTGATCAGCTAAAAGAAGATATCGATAAAGAAATTGAAGAGTATGGTGGCGAAGAACAATTTTCTCAAGTACTCGCACAAAGTCAACCAGGCTTAACAGTTGAAGGATATAAACAAAGTAAAATCGCTAACGTACTACACAATAAATTTTTCGCAGATAAGTTAGAAATTTCTGATGACGATGCACTTAAAGATTCTTACAATGCTCAACATATTTTAGTAAAAGTTGACGAAGAAGGCGAAGACAAAGAAGACGATAAAGACCAAAAATCTGACAAAGAAGCGAAAAAAGAAGCAGAAGATATCTTAAAAGAAGTTAAAGATGGCGGCGACTTCGACGAAATCGCTAAAGAAAAATCAGACGACACTGGAAGTGCAATGAACGGTGGTAAATTAGGTCTAGTGACAAAAGGTCAAATGGTACCAGAGTTCGAAGAAGCATTATTTGAATTAGAGCCAGGCGAAGTTTCAGACGTCGTAAAATCAGACTTCGGTTATCATATCATTAAACGATTAGATACGAATAAAGAAGATATGTCAGAGAATGAAATTGCAGATGCAAAATCTCAAATAATCAATCAAAAAATTCAAGAAGATCCAAACAAAATTATGGACTTCTACAAAGAATTACTCGATGAATATAATGTTAAATTCAAAAACAAAGATATCAAAGAACAAATTGATAAAATGATGCAACCATTAGAAATTCAAAAAGACGCTGAATAA
- a CDS encoding HIT family protein has translation MSNNKTVFEMIIDRDIEADIIYEDENFIAFLDAFPVVKGHTLVVPKKRIENIFDLDDETANDYLKIVRDVATAVRDAFKPAGLNVVQNNGEFAGQSVFHIHFHILPRYNDEHDGFGYKWVDTEFSKEERQTLAAEIKSKLNA, from the coding sequence ATGAGTAACAACAAAACTGTATTTGAAATGATTATTGACCGCGATATTGAAGCGGATATTATTTATGAAGATGAAAATTTCATTGCATTTTTAGATGCGTTTCCTGTCGTCAAAGGTCATACGCTCGTCGTACCGAAAAAACGTATCGAAAACATCTTCGACTTAGACGATGAAACAGCAAATGATTACTTGAAAATCGTGCGTGACGTCGCAACTGCAGTTCGTGACGCGTTTAAACCTGCAGGGTTAAACGTCGTTCAAAATAATGGTGAATTTGCTGGACAGTCTGTATTCCACATTCATTTTCACATATTACCAAGATATAATGATGAACACGACGGATTTGGATACAAATGGGTCGACACTGAGTTTTCAAAAGAAGAACGTCAAACACTTGCAGCTGAAATTAAGTCTAAACTGAATGCATAA
- the yhaM gene encoding 3'-5' exoribonuclease YhaM has protein sequence MSKISTLKPGDSVESFYLVKRAQDGVTQQGKPYMTLILADKTGELDSKLWTVTPEQITELKEADLVKVRGEIINYRGKNQMKILEIRTSTPEDNVLVKDFLKEAPIDGEDLFEKIFDYALKITNANLQRITRGLLNKYRKEFSTFPAAMSNHHDFVSGLAYHVYTMLRVGESLCDIYETLDRNLLYAGIILHDIGKVKELSGAVNTTYTVEGNLIGHIVIATEEITKIAEELNIEGEDVMLLKHLILAHHGKLEYGSPKTPMIPEAEILHMIDNIDARVLMMNKHIQNAEKGAFTQRVFPLEGRMLYRSQGEE, from the coding sequence ATGAGTAAAATCTCTACCTTAAAACCAGGAGATAGTGTCGAGTCTTTTTACTTAGTAAAACGTGCTCAAGATGGTGTGACTCAACAAGGTAAACCATATATGACTTTAATTTTGGCAGATAAAACTGGAGAGTTAGATTCAAAACTATGGACAGTTACACCTGAGCAAATTACAGAGTTAAAAGAAGCGGATCTCGTAAAAGTGCGCGGAGAAATTATTAACTACCGTGGTAAAAATCAAATGAAAATTTTAGAAATCCGTACGAGTACACCTGAGGATAACGTATTAGTGAAAGATTTTCTAAAAGAAGCACCGATAGATGGTGAGGACTTATTTGAAAAAATCTTTGATTACGCATTAAAAATTACAAACGCAAACCTCCAGAGAATTACTCGAGGATTACTTAATAAATATCGTAAAGAGTTTTCAACATTTCCAGCAGCAATGAGTAATCATCATGATTTCGTCTCAGGACTTGCGTATCACGTCTATACGATGTTAAGAGTCGGGGAATCACTATGCGATATTTACGAAACGCTTGATCGTAATTTACTATACGCTGGAATTATTTTACACGACATTGGAAAAGTAAAAGAATTATCAGGTGCTGTAAATACAACGTACACAGTTGAAGGTAATTTAATCGGTCATATCGTTATTGCGACTGAAGAGATTACTAAAATCGCTGAAGAGTTAAATATCGAAGGCGAAGATGTTATGTTATTAAAACATTTAATTTTAGCTCACCATGGTAAATTAGAATATGGATCACCAAAAACACCGATGATTCCAGAAGCAGAAATTTTACACATGATTGATAACATCGATGCTAGAGTTTTAATGATGAATAAACATATTCAAAACGCTGAAAAAGGGGCATTCACTCAAAGAGTGTTCCCACTTGAAGGTAGAATGTTATACCGTAGTCAAGGCGAAGAATAA
- a CDS encoding YtxH domain-containing protein, with the protein MGVRNFLIGFTVGVVGGASLSVINAPQSGKALTNSLKENSGTIKSSTNQVKEEINNIKESVLRAKHETSNINDLTDEVKVLVDNFKTDIDPNVNNLKDDITAVQNSVEDIQHAFDKPEKK; encoded by the coding sequence ATGGGAGTTAGAAACTTTTTAATCGGTTTTACTGTCGGTGTTGTCGGCGGTGCATCTTTATCAGTTATAAATGCCCCACAGTCAGGTAAAGCACTGACGAATTCTTTAAAAGAGAATTCAGGAACAATAAAATCTTCAACAAACCAAGTAAAAGAAGAAATTAACAATATTAAAGAATCTGTATTACGTGCAAAACATGAAACTTCTAATATTAACGATTTAACAGATGAAGTAAAAGTACTTGTCGATAACTTTAAAACAGATATCGATCCGAACGTAAACAATTTAAAAGACGATATTACAGCTGTACAAAATAGTGTTGAAGATATTCAACACGCATTTGATAAGCCAGAAAAGAAATAA
- a CDS encoding AbgT family transporter encodes MKDNKVVQYLSKLEVIGNRLPHPVSIFIIFLVALMIISHIFYMLGVTVKFEGINPETHQLEMLEYDIVSLLIPSSISYIFTSVVENFTSFVALGPVLVVMLGVGVAEKTGYLAAIIRKSVSFAPKKFITPVVILLGVLSNVAASVGYVVLVPLGAMIFLSYNRHPIAGLAAAFAGVAGGYSANLVLGTNDPILSGMTTEAAQILNENYIVNATDNFYFMFASTFLIVIIGTIITDKIVEPSLGSFENYYEDKSEVNPRAFLYANISLLVMIVLILLMVLPSGGILRGENGEFIGSPFIQSIIFIMMIIFLVPGIVYGIVDKSIKKDSDLIDMMTDSIKMMAEFIVLIFFAAQFVALFDYSNIGMWISVESANILKSLSISGPVALVLLIIITAIVNIFIAADSAKWSMMAPIFVPMFMQLDIPPEVTQVAYRIGDSSTNIISPLMPFFPYIVSVAARYGKSNGIGTVISIMLPYSLIFLIGWTILFIAWLLLGIPIGPGTNGL; translated from the coding sequence ATGAAAGATAATAAAGTGGTTCAATACTTATCAAAATTAGAAGTAATCGGGAATCGTTTACCGCATCCGGTATCGATTTTTATTATATTTTTAGTAGCTCTGATGATTATATCTCATATATTTTATATGCTTGGAGTCACTGTGAAATTTGAAGGTATTAATCCTGAGACACATCAATTAGAGATGTTAGAGTACGATATTGTTAGTCTGTTAATACCAAGTAGTATTTCCTATATATTTACATCAGTCGTAGAAAACTTTACGTCATTTGTTGCGCTTGGACCAGTACTCGTTGTAATGCTTGGTGTTGGAGTTGCTGAAAAAACAGGGTATCTCGCTGCAATTATTAGAAAAAGCGTCAGCTTTGCACCGAAAAAATTTATTACACCAGTCGTTATTTTACTTGGAGTTTTATCAAACGTTGCGGCTTCTGTAGGATATGTTGTACTTGTACCACTTGGTGCAATGATTTTCTTAAGCTATAATCGTCACCCGATTGCTGGACTTGCTGCAGCTTTTGCAGGAGTAGCAGGCGGTTATTCGGCAAATTTAGTATTAGGAACAAATGATCCAATATTAAGTGGAATGACGACTGAAGCTGCACAAATTCTAAATGAAAATTATATTGTGAATGCAACTGATAATTTTTATTTTATGTTTGCATCAACTTTTCTAATTGTCATTATTGGTACAATTATTACAGATAAAATTGTAGAACCGAGCTTAGGTAGTTTTGAAAACTATTATGAAGATAAAAGCGAAGTAAATCCTCGAGCATTTTTATATGCAAATATCTCATTATTAGTCATGATTGTTTTAATATTATTAATGGTTCTACCATCAGGTGGAATTTTACGAGGTGAAAATGGTGAATTTATCGGTTCACCATTTATACAAAGTATAATATTTATTATGATGATTATATTTTTAGTTCCTGGAATTGTGTATGGAATTGTCGATAAATCGATTAAAAAAGATAGTGACTTAATTGATATGATGACAGATTCTATAAAAATGATGGCAGAGTTTATTGTCCTTATATTTTTTGCAGCACAATTCGTCGCACTATTTGATTATTCGAATATCGGAATGTGGATTTCTGTAGAAAGCGCCAATATTTTAAAATCATTATCGATTAGTGGACCTGTGGCTTTAGTGCTTCTTATTATAATTACAGCAATCGTTAATATTTTTATAGCTGCGGACTCTGCGAAATGGTCGATGATGGCACCGATATTTGTTCCGATGTTTATGCAGTTAGATATTCCACCGGAAGTAACGCAAGTTGCATATAGAATCGGGGACTCATCGACAAATATTATCTCACCACTCATGCCGTTTTTCCCATATATCGTATCTGTTGCAGCACGTTACGGAAAGAGTAACGGTATTGGAACAGTCATCTCAATTATGCTACCGTATTCGTTAATCTTTTTAATCGGTTGGACGATTTTATTTATCGCTTGGCTATTACTTGGAATACCAATTGGACCAGGAACAAATGGTCTATAG